The genome window ATAACCCAAAGTTGTTCAAAAATAGGGAACGCAAGATTTACTATTCTTATCAAGATTTATATTTGATGAGGTGGTTAATGATAAAAGCAAAAAAAATAATCAAGAAAGTAAAAGATCAAGTAAGAATGATACAAGTGGAGGCAGATCAGTGTTGGATAAGTTAATGAGAGAGCAAGAGGTGGTAAAAGATCGGAGTAATAGCTGCAAAGGCGGATCGTGAATTTGAATTTAATGGGTTCTTGATACTATAACAGTGGCATTAAATGCTAGTAACTAagttttgaatttaatttttgtAGATATTTTGTGAGCCTTTTAACATATTTATAAAGTTTGGgctaaaattattaaattttgtcGAATTCATATTTTAAAGCCTACATCTGACTCATGAATAGCTGCTTGATCTATATTTGCAAAATATTTAAAGGATACAAATTTTAAGCATCCGACTCTTAAAAAGGACACCCAGTGAAATTCCTAGTCTTAGATCAATTTTAATTTGAACGATAGTAAATATTTTaactttgtattttatataaataaaatacattTCAAATTTTTGTAAAATAGTTTCAAGGCTATCTCAAGGGCCAAGCAAGTAAAGCGcttgctttaggccccaaaatTTGAGGCCCCAAATAATTGTTAGTAACTATTCTTATGACTTAAACAATTTTGTGAACATTATTGAACAAAGGGAAAAAAACTTTATTAAGAAAGAAAGAAGCAGTTACGAAAAGGGACATCTTAGAGGAGGACACATGAACATAATGAGCCTTTACGCGTAAAAAATTTATATttctatctatatattattataagGAGAGGAAAAAATCATCTCTTTAAGTCAAGTGGCAGCCTTAAAATTAGCCACATGTAACATATTAActaattaactattaactaataaTTAATTCATCCATATGGTATAACCAGAAAAGGCCACATATACCTTTTATcttaattattaataataaataactaaatcaaaatattaaaaattttacTATATAATATTGAAAGatattattaaaaaatttaaacaaTATAATAATTTTGAGTATTactttaaaataatataaatattttatatcaaGATTAAATAATCACACAttgatctatattatattaaaggaTATAAATGGATAATAATATTCAATAAAGAGGAAAGTTAATGAAGGCCATatgaaaacatgaaatactatATATTAGGTAACGTACTAGTAATAATTGAAAATTCAACAATATTTAATATTAGAAATAGAAGGAAAAGATGATTTGAACTTGAGATTGGATTAAAACTATGGTCAAAACGCTCAAACTGTGGATAGGACCACAAAATTAAAGTTTActagataaataaaaataaacaattgTATAACAAATTGAAACTTTAAGAATACAAAATAAATGTCTCATGTAGGTATTTAGTAacgaaaataaaaattaatttgcaTCCTGAaactaaaagagaaagaaaatttaATTTCCCGTGATATAAAGATAATTATATGAAAATACAAtagatttaaaatataataattaaaaaacTTAAGTATTATTATTTTAGACTAATTCAAAGTTATaacttaaaataaaatgtgatattttgattatataataaaatattaatataaaaaccTAATTAAAATTTCATAATAAGTGTAAAAATGTATAAAGAGGAAAATAGAGATAGTGTGAGAATATTTATACTTTGAATTAATTTATggataaatatattaaataattaaataatactcaaaaatattattgatagatTTAAATGACGAAAGAGCTCTGAGTCAGAGGATAAAAGTattaaaatacattaaaatttaggaataaaaaaattatatttatatatcattatCAAAAGGGTAATAAGAAAGATATTAAATCAGTTGGTAAACTAATTAAAGATCACATGAAATTATAACAATATTAAGTAATGAATAATGCAACAGTTATAAGCAAAGATTAAATAGAGATTTTATTTTTGGTGAAAATGTAGAAGGAGAAGGCTTATTCGACTTTGAGGTAAAACATAAAGTAGTAAATAagaattttgttaaaataaaatgtTCAAACAAGACATATTACAATGTGATATGTTTAGTATTCTTTAATATTGACCACAGAATAAAATGCAAGTACTAAGATCAAGAGATTGGATTGCTAcagatataaaaaaataaaaatatgttatCTAGTACGAAATATGAGAAACAATTTTATGTCCTTCTTTTTAACTAATATCTAATAATTATATGTAATTTTTATCTGAAAAGTTTAAATTTTAACGTAATTTGCATATAATCCAAATACCCAAATCATAATTTGATATTTGTCCGTGCGTTGCACGGATACAAATACTAGTAATTTATAATTTGCTGGCAGGCCACATTTCCTTTTTTAGGCCATGTCTTTCAAATCCATTTTTGTACATATACTCTATTTTTACTTTTTCATATGCATCTATAGATTCcataataataaaaaattgaattatttgactGCACATTCCTTTTATTATTtctcatgttttcaagcaaattGAAGCAGTGAAAATCTCTTACAGATTGATTTATTTTGATATCAATCATCACGTTGTCAACTTTTAGAATCAGATTTCATTGTTCTAACTTTCTAAAATCTTTTTAAATATGAATTTGGTAtcttttataatatttatttaatatatattttgttatATATTAGAATTTAAAGATGTCAATAAGAAAATAAACATGAATCCTAGAAACTCAAAAAAGAGAATGCTTGAAACTTTAATTCAATCTTGAAAAGATGCTCTTGATAAATTTTACAAACAATCAAAAAGTTTAATTGAGGTATGGGAAAGTGTTCTTAAAAAGATCAAGTCTCCAATCTAGTTGAGTTTGATGCCAATGATATCCAAGAAGAAGAACTTTCCATATCAAAtacttataaaaaaataaaataaaatataagtttCATATGAGATTTTGCTCGAAAAAAGTAAAGgtttttaaataaaatttggtTTTAGATCACAAATATTATTGAGCCGGGGTGTGTGTCATGCACAAAGACACCACTATAATATTAGAAACTAAATCAGGACTCCCAAAGATTGCGATATAATGTATATGAAGATAAATCGTAGCTGATATTAAGATTTTTTTGAATTCTTGATAGTTGTTACATGACAAAGTAGAAGAAAGTTTTTCTATTTTCAAGTTGCAGTTCAATGTCAATTAGCTCCAGAAAATTTGATTTTCTCTCTCTAGGTGCCCAGCCATCGGAAATGGCCAGAGGAAGGCCGGCGAAGAAGCAAAACAACAAAGCGGCAATAGCCATTGAGGCTATTGCGAAAAAGATAGGTGTAGCAGGTGAATACCCGAAGGGCGAAGTGAACGATGATGAACCAGACTGGCCGAAATTACCAAATCGAAGGAGTGGACCTAATACACCTCTTTCAGGTGCAATTACAGCAGGAATTATGCAGATAAGCGACAATCAGAATAAAGAAACAATACCCCAGTCAGTGGGTAACTCACACGCGAGTGGAATGCAACCAAATACTGAAACTAGGGCACAAGGAAACGGAAAAGGGACAGGGATGCAGCTGATACCGGAAAAACCACAAGTGAAAGGTCCTGAGAATAAGACCTGGGCAAATCTGGTGGGAAATAACCGATTTGGACTGAAAGGAATGAACTTAAATTTCGTTGCTCCTATTTTGCAGGATGGGGAAAAAGTGGTGAAACTATCAAAGAAAGATGTTGAAAAGGAAACTGAAAAATGGAGAACTGCTATCATCCTCTATGTAGTAGGCACCACACCGACGATTGGAGCTCTGAAAAGGTTTGTTGCTAGCCAGTGGAACTTTGTCTCAAAACCTACGGTATACTTTCATAATGATGGCTACTTTGTTATAAAATTCAATAATATGGATGATAAAGATGCGATACTTTACTCTAGACCTCATACAATTGGCAACAAGCCAATTATAACAAAGGTGTGGACGCTAGACTTTAGTTTCAAGGATGAGATTCTGAAAACTATTCCACTCTGGGTCATCTTTCCAAATCTCCACTTGAATTGTTGGAGTGCAGATTCATTTAGCAGGATTGGAAGTAGGCTTGGAGTTCCGTTGTACGCAAATGAGTGTACATAAAATATGAAAAGGATTTCTTATGCACGAATACTTGTAGAAATGGATGTAACAGTGCCACTCCCTGAAGTTGTCAAGGTGAAGGAACCAAATGAAAGGCAGTTTGTCCCAAAGGTAGAATATGTATGGAAATCGGAATATTGTGGAACCTGTTTGATGATTGGCCACTACTGCAAAGAGCCAAAACAACTGAAAAATCCAAAAGTTGTGAGGAACAATGTACAAAAGAAGGTGTGGCAGGTAAAAAAAACGATTGCTCAAGTACAAGGAAAAGAGAATGATCGATCGAAAGCAAACCTCAAGGCAGGGAAGCAAGTAGAGTCAGACATTACTGAAGGTTGGAAGGAAGTAAGGGGCAAATCAACTGCTAAAACAACTCATGCTCTTGATGATGGGCGTATGAGTATAACAAATGGATTCGCTGTGTTGAATAAATAGAGTGAGCAATTATAAATGCCGGAACAAGAATGTCATGCTGAAAGAGGTCAATATAGTAGAAGTGGGAATACATGGGTAGTGCAAAATCTCTTTAATCCAACATGAAAATAGTAGCTTGGATCATTAGGGGTCTCAATAagctgttcaagcagaaggagttatGTAGATTCATTAGGATGAATAAAATTAGACTACTGGCTATATTAGAACATAGAGTTACTGAAACAAATGCCAATCAAATACTGAAGAAGGTTGCAGCAGGATGGAGGTGCGTTACTAACTATGAAACAAATGGTAAAGGAAGGATATGGGTAATATGGGATCCAAATATTTTACAATTCAACGAGATGGTGAAGAGCAATCAGTTGATACATGGAAAGGTGTTTATTGGTGCACTCAAGTTGCAGTTTTATTTTACAGCAATATACGGCCTACATACTATTGAAGACAGAAAAATATTATGGCATGAATTAGAAGTGATTCATAGTGGAACTGATGGGGCATGTATTGCAATGGGGGACTATAATGCAATACTGGGGGTGGATGATAGAGTCTATGGCAATCCAGTACAAGAAGTTGAGATAAGAGATTTTAGAAATTTCATGCTGAATAATAACATGAATGAACTAAAGTATATTGGGAGGAAATTCACATGGACAAATAACCATGTATGGAGCAAAATTGACATAGTAATTGTGAATGCAGAGTGGATGACAATAATGAAACAAATGAAAATGATAGTTATGGACCTATTCATCGCCGATCATTCACCTCTGAGCATTCAATTTGAAGATACAGCTCAGGGAGGTCCAAAGCCATATCACTTTTATAACTATGTAGCTTAGATTCCAAAATTCATAAAGGTGGCGGAGTATGCATGGAACACACCTAGTAAATGGCAGGGGATGCAAAAAGTGTGGCTGAAGCTTGAAGAGGTTAAACAAGAATTGAAAAAAACTACATATCAAGGAATTCAAAGGAGTCAGGGAGAAAGTACAAATAATTACAATGCAGCTCCAAGAGACACAAGAACAAATGAAGGAAACCGATCACCGGACATCTCTTTTTAAAACTAAGAAGGAATTGAGAGTACAACTAGAGAAATGGGGGTTGATAGAGGAAAGTATATTGTAACAAAAATCCAAGACCCGATGGCTAAAACTTGGGGATTCAAATAGTGAGTACTTCTACGCTTGCTTAAGGAATAGAACATCACAGAACAATATCAAATCTCTTGTAAATCAAGTAGGGGCACTATTACAAATAGAACATGAGGTGAAAGAGGAAGTAGTGGGGTTTTATAGGGAGTTGTTAGGTAAAGATGCTAAACAAATGCTTGCAATAAATCTAGAGATAATGAAAGAAGGACCAATGCTGACAAGAGAACAACAACTGAAACTAATAGAGCCAATCACTCCAGAAGAAATATGTACAGTAGTGAGGAACATAGATGACAACAAGGCCCCAGGGTGCGATAGATTCAATGCTTTCTTCTTTAAGAAAGCATGGCCTATTATAAGAGAAGATGTGATCAATGCAACAAAATAGTTCTTTTCCACTGAGGAGATTTACAAGCCAATCAACTGTACTTCAGTAACTTTGGTCCCAAAGGTAAAAAGCCCAAGCTCAGTTAAAGAGTACATGCCAATTTCGTGTTGTACTGTGATGTATAAGATAATATCAAAACTACTCACCTCAAGATTACAAATGGTCATGGATAGTCTCATGATGTTTGCCAGGCTACTTTTGTCCCAGGAAGGATCATCTTAGATAACATCATATTAAGTCATGAACTAGCGAAGGGATATGGGAGGAAAGGGACAACTCCAAAATGCATGATTAAGCTAGACATGCAAAAAGCTTATGACTCTTTGGAGTGGTGTTTTCTCGAGCAAATTCTAATTAATATGAACTTTCCAATCTGCTTTGTGAAATGGATTATGAAGTGTATTACTACTGTCTCCTACTCTATTATGATAAATGGAAGGCCTACTAGCCCATTCCCAGCAAAAAAGGGGCTGAGGCAGGGAGATCCATTGTCCCCATTCCTGTTTGTATTAGCCATGGACTACCTAAGTAGATTGCTCAGAACCCTGAAATACCAACCAGACTTTAATTACCATCCAAGGTGTGAGAAACTACAAATAATCTAGTTGGGATTTGCCGATGACCTATTGTTGTTCTGTAGAGGTGATGAAATCTCTATTCAAATGTTATATGGTTGTTTCATAGAGTTCTCTAGTGTGTCAGGGGTGAAAGCAAACAAAAGCAAAAGCTCGATTTACTTTGGTGGAGTAAGCTTAGCAGTACAACAGGCAGCTGTGGATAAACTTGGTTTCACCAAAGGAGTGCTTCCTATTAGATATTTGGGGGTCCCTCTAAGTACAAAAAGGATGTCTGTTATACAGTTTCAGCCACTGTTGGACAGGGTGATAGGAAGAATAACATCATGGACTACAAAGTTTTTATCTGAGTGTCTTATTTTCTATCCAAATCTACTGGTCACAGATCTTTGTCTTCCCAAAGAAAGTTATACAACTGATAGAAGCAATATGTAGGAAATTCCTATGGTCTGGGGGAGTGATATATCAAAGAGAGCTTTAGTAGCCTGGGACAAACTATGCCAACCAAAAGTTGCTGGTGGATGGAATTTGCTAGATATATTCAAGTAGAACAAGGCTGCTATATGTAAGTTACTCTGAAATATAGCTCAGAAAAAGGATAAGTTATGGGTGCAGTGGATACACATATACTATGGGAGAGGTAGAGATATAAGGGAAATTGAACCTAAACAGGCTTCGTAGATGGTGAAGAAGATCCTGAAGGCTAAGCAATACTCGATTGATGCAGGCATAAATCTGACAGAGATTCTCGATATGGAGAACTTATCCATCAAAAATTTACACATGATGCTAAGAGGAGAAGAACATAAAATGCCATGGAGAAAATTTGTGTGCAACAATGGAGGAGTGCCCAAATGGATTTTTATCCTCTATCTGGCTATCATAGGCAAGTTGAGCACTAGAGACAGATTAGCAAGATGGGGGGTAACAAATGACTTACAATGTCCTCTATGCAACGTAGAAGAGGAGAGCATTGAGCATTTATTTTTCAAGTGCACGTATGCAGCTTCCTTCTGGAGAAAATTACTACAATGGATGGGTATTACAAGATAGGCCATGGAGTGGAACCACGAGATAGCTTGGGCATATTGCCATGCAAAAGGTAGATCAGCCAACGATGAGATATACAGAATGGCTTTAGCTGGTTGTGTCTACTATGTGTGGCAGGAAAGAAATGAGAGGATCTTTAGGGCACAACAGAGACAACAAGGGATGATAGTCAAGCTGATTATCCAAATGATATGTGGAAGAGGCTATATGAAGCCCAGACTCAGAAGAAGACTTGAAGAGTTAAACTTTTACCCATGACCATGAGCTGCTGAAAAGTACCACACTACACTTGTTTACTTGATTGATAGTTAGCTATTAGTACGGGTAGTATAGGATGTTAACTAAGAACTGGGAAAATGTCCAGCGCTTTGGTAATAAAATTTGATAATTACCAAAAAAAAGTTGCAGTTCAAGCAAATAGGATACATTACAAACGGTTGCATAAGAAAGAGGTAATTTGAAACCTCCCaaaaataaaatgagtaatttgAAACCTAATATTAGGGACTGTTTACACTAATTCTAGAGGCAATGCACATAGGATTGCTATAAAAAACTGCGcatcatgcaaggaaaggcataCCATGTGTATAACCAATTCATTTGAGAAGTGTCTTTTTTAGTATTTATATATAAATCGTGTTTGGCTAATATTTacaaaaaaatgcttttgagtgTCGTTCATTTCACAATTAGTATATTTAAATAgagaataattttaaaatattcttTTGAAAGACTTTGAAtaagttttttattttagttaaaatttgaacataaaataaaaaacatacaCTAAGGTTTCTAATATGAATATAGTCAAACTATGACAGGGAAGAGAAGAGATATATCTAAATTTGAGAGAGATATGGGTTAAATTAACGAGAGATAATTTGGTAAATATATTTGATAAAAATATTTGTCTTGAAAAAATTAATTTACTGCCTATGCTTATGCTTCTTGGAAGAAACAAAAATTTGTAATTGCTCCCTATAAAATCACTCGAAAGCACTTTTCAtatttggccaaacacctcaaatctccaaaaatatatttttattttccatAAAAAAGTACTTTCGGTTTgcgagaagcttggccaaacagtcGTATACGTTTAGCACAAGCTGCATTTTTGGAGTTAGATATTTTGTAATCAAATATGTTATCCGTACTTTAGCCTAAAACTTGAGTATTTCCAACGAAATTCACTTCCTTAAACCAATGTCCTCATTCAAAAATTCTGAACAGAAGATTTAAAAAGTGCAAGAATATCATACCTAAAACTCAAACTTGCCGCCATAAACAATTTTTGAGTCACCATTGCTGCTACACTAGGTGCTTCGTAATTCCACAATCCCTTAAATATATGAAAAGAATTATTTTTCTCCCATTCGCACAATATAATTtcaggaaaaaaaaagaaggaaagtctggtgcactaagctcctgctatgcactggtccggggaagggccggaccacaatggtctattgtacgcaaccttaccctacatttctgcaagatGCTGTTTCCACGGTTCGAACGCATGACCTTGTGGTCACAtgacaactttaccagttatgcAAGGCTCCCCTTCTCGCACAATATAATTTCAACAAAGATAATTCAATTAAACTCCCTTCGAATCATGTCTATCCCGGCCTTAAACATCCATGAGAACTAACAAGATGATATTATTATGGGAAAACAAAAAATCAAAGAACCATTAATTATGCATCAAGAGTAACTCAGAAAATTTGACATGGTTTCAGGGCTAGGATAGGAGAGAGAGAGAAGGGAGAAACTTTAATGAAAAGATAAATTATAAAAAGGCTTTAAATTGTAAAAAGGCGTACCTAAACAGAATCAAAGAAATGGAAACCAGTAGAACAGTTCTACCTCTTCATTCAAATCTGCATGAATCCACAAATGCAAACTTAATTTCTGATAGCCACAGTCCACAAGTTAATGTGCCAATACTTATCATCCAGTTTAAGGAGATAACCACAATTCAAACCTGAATAAACTGGATAGGTCGGATAAAAACCTGTGCATGCGTACCAAGCATATATTTCAAGAAAGAACAAAATGAACGAAGGAACGACTAACCTCCCGCCATTGATTCAATGCCTTTCTACTCCACTGGGTCTTCTAAGCACTCAAAAATCCTCGCTAGATGTGTAGTTAATTATATTGAGAAAGGTAACAATATATTATTAAAATTTCTAGCACAAAGGCTGTGCTGAAGCCATATTTACAGAGCAAAGAGTTCACCAAAAAGATATCCTAAAAGGTCTTGCAAGGATTCAATGATATCTATTAAAGCCTCTACATCTTCCAGAAGttctttacaccaaaaataaaataacatgaGACAGTTCTCTTAACTTACTGTAAAGGGCTGCATTTTCCTTTAAAACACCTTACACATGCTGAGATCGAGCTCCACCATCTCTTCGGCTTCACTGTACCTCCATGTTGTTCCAGCATTTCAGCAGATTTCCTGCGGACATAGGCTAGCCTACTTAATTCCTTTCATACTGAGAAACAATTGGCACAGCTGGTCAGTGATTCCAAAGTGAATGAAAAGGTGATATATTTCCAGGGCCATATGCATTGTTGACCAGTAGCATTAAAAACTGTATAGGCGGATATAACTGCAAATAAGCCTCTACTATGATGCTTCCATACAATTCTGTCTTCATTTGTTATTGTACCTTGAAACAACTCCAAGaccttacaacaacaacatactcagtatATTCCCgcaagtggggtctggagagggtagtctgtacgcagaccttacccctaccttgtcaggtagagaggttatttccgagaGATCCAAGACCTTATAAAGCTCAAATAATCCAGTTAATTCCCAATCATTGGGTAGTCTTCTGAAATCTAGGTTCCATCCATGTTGTCCCCGAACCTCTTGAATGGTTGCATCAGGTGCCTGGGCTAGACTGAATAGGACAGGGAATTGCTCTTAATGGTTGCAGAGGATTCTGAATCATCATTTCATCAGTAAATAACTATACCATGGACAAAGTTCACAAGAGCCACTAACTAATCGTATCAATAGACTACAACAAACACAAcaaaatagaagaagaaaaatctTCAGAATTTTATGCTTTTCGTAATCAAAAGGTCTGTTGCTCATTTTAGATGAAAAGTCAACTTTTTACAAAATACAAACCTTCGTGGTGCAATGAAAAAACAAAACTTTTCTGAAAAAACTTATATGGCCTACATAAAAAAGTTCCAAAAGTATTCCATTTTACATGATAAAAAAAGAAGTACCTAAAGTATGTATTCTAACCAACTTTCTCATTGTGTCCTTGTTACCTTTTCCGCTCTTTTCATTATTACCTCATCAAATACGAATCTTGAGCTTTCTGCTCTCTCTTTCACAGCAGATTTTGAAAATGAGCCCAATGTTAACTTGATTTTCTGAAGAATCTGTTAGTTAAGAGGAAAGATCTTCTGGTTAGTTGTCCTGAGTCAAGCATGCTTCATAAAGTGATATCCAACTGAAACAGATCACCTTCGGGGGTGCTTTTGTTCTCCATATAAGCTTCCAAGGCCAGTTATCCACCATTTCATTCTGAACACAATAGAATAAGTATCCTGCGTTAACTGAAAATTGACCATCTGGTTCTACCCTCCATCTTAAAGTGTCTGAAAAACATAACACGTCAAAACTACTGGCAATGCAACTTCCATCTGCATGGTGTGACCACTGACCACAAGGCAAGACAGTGAAATTCTTTGTTGTATTATAAATATACTGCATGAAGTGGTAAGAATCAAGAGGCATCCATGTCATGCTTATCTTCTTAAATCTTTATGTTCCAAATTCTGCCCTTACCTCAAAGCAAACAGGGCAATTATGGTGCATTGCTCTTTCTATACCAATATAGGTCAGATATTCCATAGCTAATCAAACATAATAAGCATAATAAGAGCTTTTCTtactaaataagtttaaattcAAGGTTGAGCATTTCGCTCACCACATCTGTCACAGTGAGGGAAATTTTCCTTGCCATCCGTTCTGGTTCAAATATTTTGAGCtggaaaatgaagaaataacatatCAGACACAATAATATCACGCTGAAAAGATAAAGAGACATGTGAGGACCAACTAATGTAAGCAATTGAAATGGCGCTGATATAGAAAATTGATAGTCTAGAGAAAGCAACACTTTATACATCAGAAACATAGTTTGGCCACTTTGATGGGCTGGGATTAACAGTTTGACAGGGTTGCACAGTAGAATAACTAATCCCACGTTATCAAGTCTTTTCGAAAGAAAAGAGAAATCAGAACACTAGAAAACACTGAATCATTTTTAATCCATCTATCTGTAATCAACCACAAGCAAATGTTACATATCTGCTCATTGACGGAACATTATTTAGTGTTCACTTAAAACAAAGCTCCTTCCAAAAAGAGATTGCTGTCAGCCCATTTTATGCCCAGCGGACATATGTGCTTGACGTTGTGTTTATACTAATGGCGTAACTTAGGAAAATGCATTCAAGAACTGATAATGATGTACAGTATGAAAAAAAATTTTTAACCAGCAGATTCCACATTTATCACGGTGGTACTGATTCTTCAAAACCTAAAGACAAAAATCATCTTGTTTAAGCATAGTGCAAATACTGAGCCAACAACATATTAGTAGAATTATCTGAAGAGACTTATATCATCATCAAAGAAGTTGCATCTTGAATAAAAGTACTACCTCATGCAAACCCCGCACTGAATGCATATTTGTTGAACCTAAAGGACAATCACGGACAGAAAGTAAATTTACCGAAGCTCAACAAAGGAAACTCACATCCTGTTCAGTATTACACAATGAGCAAATGACCTGAAAGACATACAAAGCAGCATACTCAAATCAGTCAACTAACAAAATCATGACAAACAAATGAAGTACAATCACTCTCGCCATCACTCGCACAATATATAATCAACCCACCAATCAACTATGCTTTAGTCCCAAATGAAAGCGATGGTGAGGAATATCGTGCCATTTGAGTAAATCAACTTCAAGAGATTTCTGGTCAAGGATTTTTCTTTCATATGGTCAAGGATTGATAGAGCTACAATTAATTCTGAAAAACCCCCAAAATATTCCACTGAATAGGAAAAAGTTTCTACCTTTGAAGCCCTTCTCCAATCTCTTCCTCCAACAAGTTTTGAGCCAAATCCGTCCCATGTCTTCGTTCGTTCCTTTTCTGCTTCCACAGCTTTCTCTTGAAGAAGCTCATCACATGTAGCTTTTAATCTCTTTACTTCATCAACTAGATCCTTGATCTCCTCTTCAAGCTCCTCTAATCTTTATTTCCAGTTGGACATCAGATTGAAGAATGGATGGACAGCATGTTCTAAATTTAAGATATAGCTAAACTTGGAGATATGAAACAACACTACTTCCTCAAAAGTACCACATCAACAATCATACAAGCATGGTGGCATCACAAATGATTGACTACttaccaaaacaaaaaaaaggagaaaacaaAAGgggtaatgtcacgacccaaaatcccaccacaggcgtcgtgatgacacttagtctctaagaccaagtaagccgatcataataacaattcaagccatttttttttgaaatagataatcgaaactaATAGCGGCAATACTGTTCAAAatagagttgacagtacaataaaatggaaagactccaagtgactgcgacgaccaagcagatcTGCCTTAAGTCCTTgcaatcacactctaactctgtccaagtctgatatctccaatacctggctctgcacaaaaatgtgcagaagtgtagtatgagtacaccacagtcggtacccagta of Nicotiana tomentosiformis chromosome 7, ASM39032v3, whole genome shotgun sequence contains these proteins:
- the LOC138896286 gene encoding uncharacterized protein; amino-acid sequence: MKIVAWIIRGLNKLFKQKELCRFIRMNKIRLLAILEHRVTETNANQILKKVAAGWRCVTNYETNGKGRIWVIWDPNILQFNEMVKSNQLIHGKVFIGALKLQFYFTAIYGLHTIEDRKILWHELEVIHSGTDGACIAMGDYNAILGVDDRVYGNPVQEVEIRDFRNFMLNNNMNELKYIGRKFTWTNNHVWSKIDIVIVNAEWMTIMKQMKMIVMDLFIADHSPLSIQFEDTAQGGPKPYHFYNYVA
- the LOC138896287 gene encoding uncharacterized protein, with the protein product MVKKILKAKQYSIDAGINLTEILDMENLSIKNLHMMLRGEEHKMPWRKFVCNNGGVPKWIFILYLAIIGKLSTRDRLARWGVTNDLQCPLCNVEEESIEHLFFKCTYAASFWRKLLQWMGITR
- the LOC104094430 gene encoding uncharacterized protein isoform X3; this encodes MARKISLTVTDVNEMVDNWPWKLIWRTKAPPKILQKIKLTLGSFSKSAVKERAESSRFVFDENPLQPLRAIPCPIQSSPGT
- the LOC104094430 gene encoding uncharacterized protein isoform X2, whose protein sequence is MHSVRGLHELKIFEPERMARKISLTVTDVNEMVDNWPWKLIWRTKAPPKILQKIKLTLGSFSKSAVKERAESSRFVFDENPLQPLRAIPCPIQSSPGT
- the LOC104094430 gene encoding uncharacterized protein isoform X1; amino-acid sequence: MFLMYKVLLSLDYQFSISAPFQLLTLVGPHMSLYLFSVILLCLICYFFIFQLKIFEPERMARKISLTVTDVNEMVDNWPWKLIWRTKAPPKILQKIKLTLGSFSKSAVKERAESSRFVFDENPLQPLRAIPCPIQSSPGT